One Pseudoalteromonas rubra genomic window, TATTGGTACAATCAGTGAACAGGTTGATTCTGGTGCCCTGTATTTCCCCTATCAACAAAAAGGGACTGAGGTGGTTTTATCTGACATTCAAAGCCGTGCTAAAGGTGTGTCTGAGATTTTGGCACCCTAATCATTGCCGCTTTGAACTACTTCAAAGGCAGCCTCTGGCGCTGCCAGTACACTCTCCTTGAGGCCTTCCATGACCGACCTTTTCGATTTTACGGCGCTCCCTGCGCCCGATATTTTAGAATCTATTGAATTTGAAGACATTTATCAGGCGCGTGTGGCGCGGTTTAAAGCCCTTGCGCCGCAGTATACTGACGCACTGGCCCTGCAAAGCGATCCGTTATCGGTATGCTTGCAGGTCGAAAGTTACCGCGAGCTGTTACTACGGCAGCGTATTAATGAAGCCGTACAGTCTAACTTACTGGCAACAGCGCAGGATGCTGATCTGGACCAACTTGGGCTGTTTTACGGTGTCCTGCGGGCAGCCAGTGAAGCAGACAGCGGGTTCCGTCAACGGATCCGGCAAAAGACCCTGGCATCCAGTACGGCGGGCAGTAAAGATCATTATCGCAATGCGGCACTGACTGCCGCGCCCAGTGCGATCCGTGATGTGGAAGTAGACAGTCCCGAGTCCGGTAAGGTACGCGTGGCGGTGTTATTTCATGCGGACCAGGAGCCGACAGCGGCATTACAGCAAGTACGCAGCTATGTACTCAGTGATGAAGTCAAAGTACTGACTGATACAGTGGACGTAGAGCTGGCAGAGGCCATTGAGGTGGATGTCCACGCTGATATTTACCTCAATTCAAATACACCTTTACGGGTGTTTGAACAGCTGGAAGCCAAGCTGCGTGCTGCATGGCAGACAGAGCTGTCGCTGGGCACGGTGATGACACCCAGTTGGCTCAGTGCTCAGTTACATGTTGCAGGCGTCAAGCATGTTGAAATCCATACCCCTGCTTCTTTGGTCGAAGTGGCGGCAAATCAATATGTTCAGCTGAAGCAGGTAAGTTTATGTCTGAAAACTTAACCCCGAATACACCTTTAGTACCACCCAATCACACTCCACTACAACGGGCGTTAGATCAGCACGGGCAGCTCACTCAAACACTGGAAGCAAGTATTTCGTTGCTGAGGGGCTTTAAGTCTCACCCCAACCCTAACTTGTTGCCCTGGCTGGTTTGGGAATATGGTTTGGATCCATTGGAGCCGTATCTGGACAACCTGGATCAGGTGTTGTTGCAGGGGCTGAGCTGGCAGCGGATCCGAGGTACGCGGGCGAGTCTGGCGATGGCTGTCGGCTGGCTCGGGGAACCCTTATTGCACATTGAGGAGTCTGGATCACCTCGGCACTTTTATCGTTATCAGTTGCATCTTGATAGTGTACCAGGTGAGTGGCAACTCAATCGGCTGGCACAGCTGAGTGAGCTAAGTGCACCGGCCCGCAGCGAGCTGGTCCGGATCACTTATCAGCTTGATATTCGCGAACTAGCGCTTTCGTCGGGACAGTTCGGCGACTTGCTCAGTGATCAGTCTGGTTTTCGTTATACCTTGCAAGATGGCAAGCAAGTGAGGCTGTCTCGCCAGCGTACGCACCGCGGACGAACGGAACTGTCTGCGCAGAGCGGGAGCAAGGTGTTGCGCAAGCGAGGCCAACTGTGGGGTCAGGTCCACAATCACCAGCTGGGTACGCTGGTGCTCAGTGAACCGTCTGCAAGCCACCTTCAGTCTGGTATTTCGCATCAACGTGCCATTGTTAGTCATATCCAAACCCAACCCGGACTCTGGCAAGCAAGCTGGTCAATAGTGAGTTGGTCTGACAGTCAGACACCTCAGCTTGTGCAGTGCCATTACTCACTTACTTAACCACTAAACAAGGAGTTACATTGTCTATTTTCACCTTTAACGGGCGGACCCTGCTTGCGCGCAGTGTGGCCCAAACCTCCCTTTATCTGGCCTGGGGCCGCGGTGATGGCAACTGGCAAACGCCCCCATCTGAACCCATTAGTGCCACGCAACTGGCCGATCCCTTAGGGTATCGCAAAGTGAAATTCCAGGGCTTTTGTGAGCCGGATGAGCAAGGCGATATCGATGTGCAGGGGGCGCGTTATCGCTACAGCGCTGAGCCTACGCGTCATGTTTATTGTCAGTTTGTTTTTGATTTTGAAGATGCGCAGGGCGAAACCATTCGTGAACTGGGGATTTTTTCAGGCACAACCTTCACAGCCGATGTGGCAGCGGGACAGGTCTATGTACCGCCAGAGCAAGTCGCATCAACGGGGACTTTGTTGCTGTTGGATCACCGGGCGCCTTTGGTTAGAGAACCAGGCGTTCGGGAAAGTTTTGAATTTGTGATGAGTTTTTAGGAGAGCCCATGCTACAGGATTATTATCACAATTATGATAAAGCCAATGGCTATGAGCGGCTGCTGTTTCGTTCCGGGCGTGGTTTGCAAAGCCGGGAACTAAACGATTTACAATCGCAGGTTCGCCACCAGGTTAAAGGGATTGCCGACGTCTTGCTCAAAGATGGTGATTTGGTGTCCGGCGATGATGTCGTGATAGACGCTGTGTCGGGAGAGGTTCAGCTGAGCACAGCCCAGGTATATCTGGACGGTCATATCAGGGACATAGCCGCAGCCAAATTTACTATTGCGCTGCAAGGTGGTGTGGACATTGGAGTCTGGCTCACCCACAGCGTTGTAACGGAAACTGAAGATCCTTCGCTTAGAGATCCGGCCGTCAATGCCCTCAATTATGATGAGCCCGGCGCTGCCAGATTGCAGCAGCATTGTCAGTGGGGACTGCGAGAGGACGCGCTGGCCGAGGACGATGCGTTTTATCCTGTACACCGTATTGAAGATGGTGTGCTGATCATCAAGCAAGCACCACCTCAGCTGGATGCGGTGACTCAGGCACTGGCCCGTTATGACCGTGAAGCCAACGGCGGCAGCTATGTCGTTGAAGGGATGGCGCTGAGTTATCGTGACCGCGAAGCCGATCAGCAGGTCTTTAGCCTGCAAGAGGGGAAGGCGCATATTCAGGGATATGAAGTGGCCTTTGATACTGCGCGCAGCACTGCCTTTGACTGGGACCCGGATATTGGCACGGTCAGAGAAGAGCCCAAGGCGTTTATCAGTGTTCCGGCATCAGACGATGGCGCACGCAGTATGCGGGTTGACCTGGACTTCTTTCCGGTTAAAGCCGTAGAAGAAGTGAATGTCAGCATAGAAAAAAGCGCGATATTGACGCGGGCTCAACTGGCAGGTGGAGAGGATCTGCTTCCGGATGAGTCAGTACTGGAGATCCTGAGTGTCACGCAGGGAGAGACGACCTTTGTTGCCGGCGTTGATTTCCTCTTCTTACGGAATCACATCAGCTGGCAGCTCAGTGGTGCAGAACCAGCCCCTGGCAGCCAGTTTGAGGTGCGATACCGCTTTCGTACTCAGGTGGCAATTGAACATGATGAGTTCGGTTTTACCCTGCAAAAGCAGCAGCCACAGGGAGAGCTGGTTGAGAATGCTCTGATCACTGTGGACTATCAGTGGTATCGGCCACGCATTGATCTTGTGGTGCTGGACCGCTTTGGTCAGCTTAAGCGCATTAAAGGACAACCGGCACATCAGCTGCCCGTTGCGCCAAAAGTGCCGGCCAATCATCTGCCACTGGCGCAGGTGAGTCAGAGCTGGTTTACCGATCAGGCACCGGAGATTGAAAACCTTGCGGTCAGGGCGGTGTCTATGTCTGAGCTGGAACAAATGCAGTCTCAGATCAGTGACTTATATCAGTTGCTGGCGATTGAGCGGTTGCGTAATGACGCCAACAGTGAGGAATCTGCCAGCAAGTTCGGCGTATTTGTCGACCCTTTCATTGATGATGATATGCGTGATGCCGGCATTGAACAAACGGCAGCGATTGTCGATGGTGAGCTTATTTTACCCCTGAGCGCGGATATCATTGAACTGCCTTTGCCAAGCGGTAATGTGCTGACTTTGCCTTATGAACTTGAAGACGTGCTGGCGCAAACGAAACAAACTGGCAGCATGAAGGTCAACCCCTATCAGGCAGTTGAACCTATTCCTGCCACGGTGCGTTTGACACCCAGTGTCGACCACTGGACCCAGACAAGCCGCAGCTGGACCAGCCCCATCACCCGACGTTTTGATATCGGCCGGGGGTTGCGCAGGTTAACGCGCACACGCACCAGCACTCAGGTGCTGAGCCGCACCACGCGTCAGGCTCAATTCATGCGTTCACGTTGGGTGAACTTTACTATATCCGGATTTGGTCCGCAGGAAACCCTGGAGCGGGTGACCTTTGATGGGATCAGTGTCCAGGCTCAGGAGGTTTAATGATCAAGGCAGACAGCAACGGCCAGATACGTGGCCGTTTTTTGATCCCAGACAATGTGCCGGTGGGCAGTAAAGATGTGCGTTTCATCGGTGCGAAAGACTCGATGGGGCAGGCGCGTTATACCGGCAATGCCACTATTCGTAGCGAAACGGTACGCCGTATCAATTCAATTGTGACGGTGCGTTATGACCCATTAGCACAAACCTTTACCTTGCCAGAGCGCCGCTTTATAGCCGCCGTTGAGTTATGGTTTAAAAAGACAGGAAAGGAAGTGGTTCGCGTGCAGATCCGCGAAACCGAACTGGGGATCCCCAACCAGACGGTGTTGGCTGAGGCCACATTAGAGCAAGGCGATATTAAACTTGGGGGTGAACCAACCTTGTTTGAATTTACCCCGGTGTCGCTTAATGCCGGTGAAGAATACGCGATAGTAGTGCTCACGGATGGTGACGAGCATGAAGTGGCGATTGCTGAACTGGGCAAGTTTGACAGCGACAGTGGATGGGTAACTAGCCAGCCTTATCAGGTCGGTGTGTTGCTGTCTTCAAGTAATGCGTCAACCTGGACACCGCACCAGAACCGCGATCTGGCGTTTCGTCTTAAAGCCGCCCGCTTTACGCAAACAGAAAGTCAGGTGGCTTTGGGCGAGGTGGCGCTGGATGGCCACACAGACTTGCTTGCGCTGGCTGTTGCAGAGCGCCCGGGAAGTGACACTCAGCTACAATTTGAGTTTTCAGGCGAAAGCACAGGCACGTTCAGCTTACAGGAATTACAGTCCGTCCGGCTAGCTAACAAAGCCACAGAAACAATCAATGTCAGTGCCAGGCTGACCGGTACCGCGACCCAGTCTCCGGTATTGTTTGAAAGCGTTCAGGCTGCACTGGGCACAGTGGCGGAGCAGGCCGACTACGTGACTCGGGCGATCCCCTGTGAGGTGGATGGCAGTCTTAAAGTGAGCTTTGAAGCCCAGCTGCCGGGCGTTGCGAAAGTCACGGTACTGATTGAGCAGGGGGATAGCTGGCTTGAAGTGCCGCTGAAATCGACACAGGCCGCGGATGAAGGCTGGCAGTTGTGTCATTACCAGCTGGATAGCCTGACCGAGCGCAGTGCAAGGGTAAAATTACTGCTTTCTGGCAGCCATACGGAGCGCCCCCGAGTGCGCGCTTTACGGGCATTTTCTATCTAAGGAGGTGGTATGCACAATCCACAAACCCCGCATTTTTCACTGCCTCTGCCGCATCCGGACAATTTGCTGCAACAAGATGTATTGCGGCTGGCTAATGCCCTGACGGCAGTAGACACGCAGTTATTTCAGCAACAACACGTTCAACAGCAACAGTATCTTGCGGTGCAGGAGAAGCTGCGTCGCAGCCGCCTGAACCAGCTATTAGGCGAACCCCTGCTTGCGCTTTAGTGCAGGCCCCTTCATTTACTTTCTAAATCATTCAACGAGGAATTTATGGCAAGTATACAAACTGCCGTGCAGGTCATGGTCGACAAACTGGTCGCCGACATGCAAGGTGAGCAACCGCTTAGTGCCGAAGAGCAGGCGCTGGTCAGTAATGCAATCACCAAACTGGCCGACAACGAAAAACTGGAACAGGCTGTTGTGGCCGTGGCTGAATCACATATAGAGAATGCTACCACGGCGCTGCAACAGGCAGCTCAGGTGGGCCAAACCAGCCTGCAACAGGCAGCACAGACACTCAATGACAATGGCACCGCGCTTGAAGGCAAAGCGGCAAAACTGGATCAGCTGGATGCAATGGCTCCGAGTCTGGCGCGGGTTGAGGCATTGCAGGGCCGAACGTTTACTAACCAAGTTAGACCTTTGTTTGGCATGAAGTATCTAGATGTTCCTGCAGCTTCTTCCAATAACGCCAGGTCATCGGCAGTATTTGCAATTTACGACCATACAGGACAAACCTATTTGGTCAGACCAAGTACGACGCACAACAATACTATCGAAAGTTGCCGGCTGGAATATTTGTCACTTAACGCAGATGGCTCAGGAAAGACAACCAAGCACACCAGTTTTACCTACACAAGCGCATTTGCACAAAACCCTGCCAGCCAGATTTACGTGTATGGTGCCAGTGCGTATTTGCCATTGGGTAGCAAAGATAACCCGGCAGATATTGAATATGACATTGTGTATAGCACGCAGGACTCACAAACCAGCGGTGTTGCGAATTATGGCGGGGTTTATGTTCGCACTCAGGGCTTTACGTCGATGACTAAGCCGAAGCAGAATCTGAATGCGACAGATCAGTACGGCGTAATGACGAACACCAGTCATAGCTATTCTGATGTTGCTGTGTTGTATGACAATCAAAAGCATTGTCTGGTCATGGTAGATGAAAGCACATCGCTGCTCATTGAAAAGTATCACGATGGTAATGTCATCACCAACACCGCTATCGCAAATCAGGCTGAGTTGCAGGCGTATGTGGATGCGGGTGACTTTACAACGGTGTGTTTCATCTATCACAGCGTTGCCCAGCCTATGGGACGCAGGCGCTATGGAGGAGGTGAGCAAAGGCTAAGCAATAATGCAGCAAGTTTTTATGGCTATTTTGGTGTGTTTAATAACACAGTACAGATGGGAGGAACAAAATACAGTGCTCACTATCGATTTACGTCTGAGCGGCGATTAGAACCGATTAATTTCTTCTTTATGAGTAACTCTGAACCTTCCAGAGCACCTAGCTCCACTGGTATGACGAACGCAGAGGGGGAAGTCACCGTTGCATTAGAAAGTATGAGTGGGGAGTTGTTGGGCATGTATTCTTACCGCTCCAGAGCGGAAACCCAGGGCTATGATGCGGGCTATGTCGCTGGTGCGATTAACTGTATCAATCCTTACAGTCATAGCGGATTGCTTAATGAATATTATATGCACAATTATCACGGCCTTGGCCGTACCTGTCGCGCATTTTAAGGAGAGATCATGAGTTGCGAATATTTTGCCGATAAAGGCATGAAAATTGAAGGAAATTACTGGCTGGTGCATCCGCAGACGGGCGAAGCCTGGAATGATGAGTCTGCGGCCAACTTTATTGCAGGTTACCAGCCGCCGCACCTTAGTGGAGATGCCATTGCTTCACGCAAGATAGAGTTGATCGGCGAGATTAAACGTGCTGTGTATGATTGTCTGGAAGCGCAGCTGTGGCGTGTCACTAAAGCGAATGAGCGAGTGCAGCTCGCGCACCTGGGTGGCTCAGAGGTAGAAATAACAGAGGTAAACGCTGCTTATAAGGCAGAGTTGGAAAAGCGTGAA contains:
- a CDS encoding DUF4815 domain-containing protein encodes the protein MLQDYYHNYDKANGYERLLFRSGRGLQSRELNDLQSQVRHQVKGIADVLLKDGDLVSGDDVVIDAVSGEVQLSTAQVYLDGHIRDIAAAKFTIALQGGVDIGVWLTHSVVTETEDPSLRDPAVNALNYDEPGAARLQQHCQWGLREDALAEDDAFYPVHRIEDGVLIIKQAPPQLDAVTQALARYDREANGGSYVVEGMALSYRDREADQQVFSLQEGKAHIQGYEVAFDTARSTAFDWDPDIGTVREEPKAFISVPASDDGARSMRVDLDFFPVKAVEEVNVSIEKSAILTRAQLAGGEDLLPDESVLEILSVTQGETTFVAGVDFLFLRNHISWQLSGAEPAPGSQFEVRYRFRTQVAIEHDEFGFTLQKQQPQGELVENALITVDYQWYRPRIDLVVLDRFGQLKRIKGQPAHQLPVAPKVPANHLPLAQVSQSWFTDQAPEIENLAVRAVSMSELEQMQSQISDLYQLLAIERLRNDANSEESASKFGVFVDPFIDDDMRDAGIEQTAAIVDGELILPLSADIIELPLPSGNVLTLPYELEDVLAQTKQTGSMKVNPYQAVEPIPATVRLTPSVDHWTQTSRSWTSPITRRFDIGRGLRRLTRTRTSTQVLSRTTRQAQFMRSRWVNFTISGFGPQETLERVTFDGISVQAQEV
- a CDS encoding baseplate assembly protein: MTDLFDFTALPAPDILESIEFEDIYQARVARFKALAPQYTDALALQSDPLSVCLQVESYRELLLRQRINEAVQSNLLATAQDADLDQLGLFYGVLRAASEADSGFRQRIRQKTLASSTAGSKDHYRNAALTAAPSAIRDVEVDSPESGKVRVAVLFHADQEPTAALQQVRSYVLSDEVKVLTDTVDVELAEAIEVDVHADIYLNSNTPLRVFEQLEAKLRAAWQTELSLGTVMTPSWLSAQLHVAGVKHVEIHTPASLVEVAANQYVQLKQVSLCLKT
- a CDS encoding phage tail protein, with amino-acid sequence MSENLTPNTPLVPPNHTPLQRALDQHGQLTQTLEASISLLRGFKSHPNPNLLPWLVWEYGLDPLEPYLDNLDQVLLQGLSWQRIRGTRASLAMAVGWLGEPLLHIEESGSPRHFYRYQLHLDSVPGEWQLNRLAQLSELSAPARSELVRITYQLDIRELALSSGQFGDLLSDQSGFRYTLQDGKQVRLSRQRTHRGRTELSAQSGSKVLRKRGQLWGQVHNHQLGTLVLSEPSASHLQSGISHQRAIVSHIQTQPGLWQASWSIVSWSDSQTPQLVQCHYSLT